A genomic stretch from Pochonia chlamydosporia 170 chromosome 4, whole genome shotgun sequence includes:
- a CDS encoding Regulator of G protein signaling superfamily (similar to Cordyceps militaris CM01 XP_006670912.1) → MGSEFGVTPDTKPEARLDGVGIFWIVFAVSWTLILIGGMTFLWTKRDMPILRIRGLSLSFAAITLLHCYWFAVTTGYVYGALMPEVAEFWIMSIWFPFGIALFHASNSRFLYVANAQKKYVKKTVDLGWDGQRPRIRKTLVARWKMLAYTKRVLILVGLGMAAHLFLTIFMFLVSRKFHSDFGIPGTEVTGTPMEQKTQQGRGWEWWPSIFWQLFWAWIVAPVILWRSRNLRDTQGWRTQTIACCLSGLHASPMWLIALYVPGMAAVNNYWIPPQWIAVSIMMLEIFTVFIPVWEVRKQQSLCQETLDSIARWESRQKSVQHSGKSLNSGTSSTSSWMGRTKAGSVSTTGGSILTMDALEHTLAKNPEPLQEFSALRDFSGENIAFLTRIREWRAQYIVNANANQTVKDEKDSETTLTLSRECFESALRIYIDFISSNSAEFQVNLSSQDFKNLQAIFEGAARVVCGECTSPDPATPFADVPKPQSESGETVRYWGDIPEAFNEGVFDDSEMSIKYLVLTNTWPKFIKERRSFDGTSTVESGK, encoded by the exons ATGGGCTCAGAATTTGGTGTCACTCCCGACACCAAGCCGGAGGCCCGGCTTGACGGAGTTGGCATCTTCTGGATCGTCTTCGCCGTCTCGTGGACTCTTATTCTGATCGGTGGCATGACATTCTTGTGGACGAAGCGGGATATGCCAATTCTCAGAATTAGAGGTCTGAGTTTGTCATTTGCCGCAATAACGTTACTTCATTGTTACTGGTTTGCCGTCACTACTGGCTACGTGTACGGTGCTTTGATGCCTGAAGTGGCCGAGTTCTGGATTATGAGTATCTGGTTTCCCTTTGGCATCGCTCTCTTCCACGCCTCCAATAGTCGATTCTTGTACGTTGCCAACGCTCAAAAGAAGTACGTCAAGAAGACTGTAGATCTGGGTTGGGATGGTCAACGTCCTCGAATTCGCAAGACGCTGGTCGCCCGTTGGAAGATGCTTGCCTACACCAAAAGGGTCCTGATTCTTGTCGGCTTGGGAATGGCCGCTCAC CTCTtcctcaccatcttcatgttCCTCGTGTCTCGCAAGTTCCACTCAGACTTTGGCATCCCCGGAACCGAAGTCACGGGCACCCCCATGGAGCAAAAAACCCAGCAAGGTCGCGGTTGGGAATG GTGGCCATCCATCTTCTGGCAGCTGTTCTGGGCTTGGATCGTTGCTCCCGTCATTCTGTGGCGCTCTCGAAACTTGCGCGATACCCAGGGATGGCGAACTCAGACCATTGCCTGCTGTCTGTCGGG TCTTCATGCGTCCCCCATGTGGCTCATTGCGCTCTATGTTCCTGGCATGGCCGCAGTCAATAACTATTGGATTCCTCCTCAGTG GATTGCCGTTTCCATCATGATGCTCGAAATCTTTACCGTCTTCATCCCCGTCTGGGAAGTTCGAAAACAACAATCTCTCTGCCAGGAGACCCTCGACTCGATTGCTCGATGGGAGTCCCGACAGAAGTCTGTCCAGCACAGCGGGAAGTCTCTCAACTCTGGCACTTCTTCCACGTCATCATGGATGGGACGTACCAAGGCTGGCTCAGTGTCCACAACCGGTGGCAGTATCCTGACCATGGACGCGCTAGAGCATACCTTGGCCAAGAACCCTGAGCCTCTGCAGGAGTTCTCCGCTCTTCGAGATTTCTCCGGAGAGAACATTGCTTTCCTCACCCGAATCCGCGAGTGGCGTGCCCAGTATattgtcaacgccaacgccaaccagACGGtcaaggatgagaaggacagcgagacaacattgacacTCTCACGCGAGTGTTTCGAGAGCGCCCTGCGCATCTACATCGACTtcatcagcagcaacagtGCCGAATTCCAAGTCAACCTCTCTTCACAGGATTTCAAGAACCTCCAGGCCATCTTCGAAGGCGCTGCTCGCGTCGTCTGTGGTGAATGCACCAGCCCCGACCCAGCTACCCCCTTCGCCGACGTTCCCAAGCCACAAAGCGAATCCGGAGAGACCGTCCGGTACTGGGGCGATATCCCCGAGGCTTTCAACGAGGGTGTCTTTGACGATTCGGAAATGAGCATCAAGTACCTTGTGCTCACCAACACGTGGcccaagttcatcaaggaGCGACGCTCATTCGATGGCACAAGCACCGTGGAGTCTGGTAAATAA
- a CDS encoding NRPS-like enzyme (similar to Neosartorya fischeri NRRL 181 XP_001261745.1), with product MNDSRKSHTSTLPTADFTHGEAVYCPFSTVTAAFFHHACVIPSVKAIRDLSTDTERVLTYRELAIHVQSLASRLRRLGVGPHQSVPLVVKRGAEMVIGILAILSCGAQYVPLDGGVVPDSTIKYVAEQCGGQNVLCISSTEDRIRKLLPELSPIVIEQTKIPDDEDIAPDAWIDLASPDAGCYVIYTSGTTGKPKGVDVTHKNVTNLVCLSPGGLGVQPGMSVGQVLNISFDMAAWEIFSCLCNGGTLILRGSNWEPTIRELDVLICTPTILSKYHPKLYPKIKTVATAGEPTSQDLADLWATHATYWNCCGPTETTIVNTMSKHVAGEPISIGRPTPNNSVYILDKDGRPVPLGVAGVMWAGGHGVTRGYVGLESKTKETYIPDPFANDGSNMYCTGDLGRWRADGNIDILGRVDDQVKVKGFRVELDGISTSLASAPGVTRAATLLIKGDIHGFTTPLGQDVESILAHTRKSQPYYAIPSKIHQLEVFPTTANGKIDKNALRLMAVAPEPIEKAENYDVEAAIGSDQSTLAEVRSVSSSSTFTVSEGEKLDLTREIPDKKLPKHLRGFRHRIAIVYRSLFSIIGLLNVGALIALLLVNAEPEWLATLTAANLVLAVLVRQDVVINILYTITCSLPKSAPLWMRKRFAKIYHLGGLHSGAGVCATSWLLGSTFRSTVAYTQNKTNDSIATLVVSWMLCVICCGLVGFAYPTFRKKYHDQFERIHRFVGWTALALFWVRTMLSVRDVTPAGEDFGLALVKTPGFWMLGVATCSIASSWFWLRKVPVNAVPLSDHAIVLSFDYTVPVNGSFTRISKRPLLEWHSFATIPASEPTMIADKPGYSLVVSNAGDWTKDCIRNPPTQLWVRGLPTCGVMRIATLFNRIVIIATGSGIGPLLGHIGQPSCPTQLIWSTPNPEKTFGKKVLDTIYGSIPDAVIHDTKQKGRPDLVKMGYNLVKDFRAEAVIIIANEKITKKVVYGLETRGVPAYGAIWDS from the exons ATGAACGACTCTAGGAAATCTCACACCTCTACCCTACCCACAGCCGACTTCACTCATGGTGAAGCAGTATACTGTCCTTTCTCTACAGTCACTGCTGCTTTCTTTCACCATGCTTGTGTCATTCCCTCTGTCAAAGCCATCAGGGATCTCTCTACTGACACAGAAAGAGTGCTCACATACCGGGAGCTAGCTATTCATGTCCAATCACTTGCAAGTCGTCTTCGAAGATTGGGCGTCGGCCCTCACCAATCCGTCCCACTAGTCGTCAAGCGAGGGGCTGAGATGGTGATTGGTATATTAGCTATTCTGTCATGTGGTGCACAATACGTTCCCCTTGATGGTGGCGTGGTTCCCGATTCTACTATCAAGTATGTTGCAGAACAATGTGGCGGACAAAACGTTCTCTGCATCTCATCCACCGAAGATCGCATCCGAAAGCTTCTGCCCGAACTCAGCCCTATAGTTATTGAGCAAACAAAAATCCCAGATGACGAGGATATCGCACCGGATGCTTGGATTGATCTTGCATCGCCTGATGCAGGATGCTACGTTATCTACACATCTG GAACTACCGGAAAGCCAAAAGGTGTCGATGTTACGCACAAAAATGTCACCAACTTGGTGTGTCTGTCTCCCGGAGGTTTGGGTGTCCAGCCGGGAATGTCTGTTGGCCAAGTTCTCAACATCAGCTTCGATATGG CGGCTTGGGAAATCTTTTCCTGTCTGTGTAATGGTGGCACTCTTATTCTGAGAGGTTCAAACTGGGAACCAACAATACGCGAG CTCGATGTCCTCATTTGTACCCCAACCATCTTATCAAAGTATCATCCCAAGCTGTATCCCAAGATCAAGACTGTTGCCACCGCTGGAGAACCGACTTCGCAGGATCTTGCCGACCTCTGGGCAACACACGCAACGTACTGGAACTGTTGCGGGCCCACCGAAACAACCATTGTAAATACAATGTCGAAGCATGTCGCTGGTGAACCTATTTCCATTGGCCGGCCGACCCCCAACAACTCGGTTTACATTTTAGACAAAGACGGCCGACCCGTTCCCTTGggtgtggctggtgtgaTGTGGGCAGGCGGCCACGGCGTAACTCGTGGCTACGTGGGTCTTGAATCCAAGACAAAGGAGACTTACATTCCAGATCCATTTGCGAACGATGG ATCGAACATGTATTGCACGGGCGACCTCGGGAGGTGGAGAGCTGATGGTAATATTGACATCCTCGGCCGAGTCGATGAtcaggtcaaggtcaag GGCTTCCGAGTGGAACTTGACGGCATCTCAACTTCATTGGCTTCCGCCCCTGGAGTAACCCGCGCAGCAACACTTCTGATCAAGGGAGACATACATGGGTTCACAACCCCATTAGGGCAAGATGTGGAATCGATCCTCGCTCACACGAGAAAATCGCAGCCCTACTACGCCATTCCGTCCAAGATTCACCAACTCGAAGTGTTCCCGACCACGGCAAATGGCAAGATTGACAAGAACGCACTGCGTCTTATGGCAGTTGCACCTGAGCCAATCGAAAAGGCAGAAAACTACGACGTGGAAGCAGCCATCGGTAGCGACCAGAGTACCCTGGCCGAGGTTAGATCAGTATCCTCGTCCTCTACCTTTACAGTTTCGGAAGGGGAGAAGCTCGACCTCACAAGGGAGATCCCAGACAAGAAACTCCCCAAACATTTACGAGGCTTCCGACATCGCATTGCTATTGTTTACCGATCTCTTTTTAGTATTATTGGGCTTCTCAATGTCGGTGCCCTCATCGCCCTACTTTTGGTAAATGCAGAACCAGAATGGTTGGCCACTCTCACTGCCGCCAACTTGGTGCTTGCGGTGTTGGTCCGTCAGGACGTGGTCATCAACATTCTATATACAATTACCTGCTCTCTTCCCAAATCCGCGCCTCTCTGGATGAGGAAGCGTTTTGCAAAGATTTACCATCTTGGTGGCCTCCATTCCGGCGCTGGAGTGTGCGCTACCTCGTGGCTTCTCGGATCCACATTCCGGTCAACAGTTGCGTATACGCAAAACAAGACGAATGACTCGATTGCAACTCTGGTGGTTTCATGGATGTTGTGTGTTATATGCTGCGGCTTGGTTGGATTTGCCTATCCTACATTCCGGAAGAAGTACCATGACCAGTTTGAGCGGATCCATCGGTTCGTTGGCTGGACGGCCCTGGCTCTATTTTGGGTGCGAACCATGTTGTCGGTCCGCGACGTTACACCTGCCGGTGAAGACTTTGGTCTTGCGTTGGTCAAAACACCAGGATTTTGGATGCTTGGTGTGGCCACCTGCAGCATTGCCTCGTCTTGGTTCTGGTTGCGCAAGGTCCCTGTCAATGCCGTTCCGCTCTCTGATCACGCCATAGTTCTGTCGTTTGACTACACAGTTCCCGTCAACGGCAGCTTCACGCGCATTTCGAAAAGACCACTTCTTGAGTGGCACTCTTTTGCTACCATTCCGGCCTCAGAACCTACAATGATTGCGGACAAGCCTGGGTACTCTCTCGTCGTTTCAAACGCTGGTGACTGGACAAAGGATTGTATCCGCAACCCGCCTACCCAGCTGTGGGTGCGCGGCCTACCAACCTGCGGCGTAATGAGAATTGCTACATTGTTTAATCGTattgtcatcatcgccaccgGCTCTGGAATTGGCCCGTTACTCGGCCACATTGGCCAACCCAGTTGCCCAACCCAGCTCATTTGGTCGACTCCTAATCCCGAGAAGACATTTGGAAAGAAGGTTCTCGACACCATTTATGGATCTATTCCAGATGCAGTCATTCACGATACGAAGCAAAAAGGTCGCCCAGACTTGGTAAAGATGGGCTATAATTTGGTTAAAGACTTTCGAGCCGAAGCTGTAATTATTATTGCTAATGAAAAGATTACCAAGAAGGTAGTCTACGGTCTCGAAACTCGGGGGGTTCCCGCTTATGGCGCCATCTGGGACAGTTAA
- a CDS encoding fungal transcriptional regulatory protein (similar to Metarhizium robertsii ARSEF 23 XP_007821112.2), with translation MNKSAMSTSASSNAPNPAHQESSTPKSRACNNCARLKMKCRWPEDDSGDTTSCTRCSRMNITCDVPARSQRRKRGKSTRVAQLEQKIDGIMSFLAKNQQVQPTGPSPMTPESQFTCQTSPRAPVQETPQSHGIPRSTRSKNQAIFQLVPGFQLTAQEAANYLSIYTTEYAPNFPFVLIPSTMNPHSLHAESPGLFWAIMTAIAPQSFTLQQDVKTWFRQYIAEHMIVRQEKSLHLLQAILIHLAWGDFHFYINSEATNFLQLAFALVMDLRLDKSPESSAATVRSLLGEAWTALHQGIPYRLGVPHTLDDKRAVLGFYHLSSLVSSLFKRGPQFSWTPYLSRCCDSLIDAREHESDFHLVALVKLQRIADRAYSILPTPGGMTRDTCTYRAALDMAINQVRHELDAFVALQPDIVKQNKIFSSCYRVLIMRLYEPALVMKTPPLSDSDSLISEPFLRADALGNCLESSRESFAALLSIPSVQLSQLPLTGTALLAFTIVTSCRLMFLDTLPDWQPEVARKRLDLGAALGGVADNFAVADRWAVEKNRKRRLKEDCDNRGCHYTSRLRWIRQWYLSKTGGQDVQPQSEENADEQVRYQWTMRLGQM, from the exons ATGAACAAGTCCGCAATGAGCACATCTGCAAGCTCAAATGCGCCAAACCCGGCGCATCAAGAGTCCTCGACCCCCAAATCCCGAGCATGCAATAACTGCGCTCGGCTAAAAATGAAGTGTCGATGGCCAGAAGATGACTCAGGAGACACCACGAGTTGTACAAG ATGCTCCCGAATGAACATAACATGCGATGTACCTGCGCGATCCCAGCGCCGAAAAAGGGGCAAATCCAC TCGTGTTGCCCAGCTCGAGCAAAAGATAGACGGGATAATGTCCTTTCTCGCCAAGAATCAACAAGTTCAGCCGACGGGCCCATCTCCTATGACGCCAGAAAGCCAATTCACCTGTCAAACTAGTCCCCGTGCTCCGGTCCAAGAAACACCGCAATCACACGGCATCCCGCGTTCAACAAGATCCAAGAACCAGGCAATCTTTCAACTCGTCCCCGGCTTTCAGTTAACCgcccaagaagcagcaaacTACCTATCCATATACACTACAGAATACGCACCCAACTTCCCCTTTGTCCTTATCCCTTCTACCATGAACCCACACAGTCTACACGCCGAAAGCCCCGGGTTATTCTGGGCCATCATGACGGCGATAGCCCCCCAGTCATTCACCCTCCAACAGGATGTCAAGACATGGTTTCGGCAATACATAGCCGAGCACATGATTGTTCGACAGGAGAAGAGCCTGCACCTCCTGCAAGCGATTCTCATACATCTAGCATG GGGCGACTTTCACTTCTACATCAATTCCGAAGCAACCAACTTTCTTCAATTAGCATTCGCTCTAGTCATGGACTTAAGGCTCGACAAGTCCCCCGAATCCAGCGCAGCTACAGTCCGCTCCCTCCTCGGCGAGGCGTGGACGGCACTTCATCAAGGCATTCCGTATAGACTGGGCGTCCCGCACACGTTGGACGACAAACGAGCTGTCCTGGGCTTCTACCACCTCTCATCACT AGTCTCCTCATTGTTTAAGCGAGGCCCCCAATTCTCATGGACACCTTACCTCTCACGGTGCTGCGATTCCCTCATCGACGCCCGCGAACACGAATCAGATTTCCATCTCGTCGCCCTCGTCAAACTACAACGCATCGCTGACCGAGCGTACAGCATCCTCCCCACGCCAGGGGGCATGACACGAGATACTTGCACCTACAGAGCCGCTCTCGACATGGCCATAAACCAAGTTCGTCACGAACTAGACGCCTTTGTCGCCCTGCAACCGGACATAGTCAAGCAAAACA AAATCTTCTCCTCCTGCTACCGCGTCCTAATAATGCGCCTCTACGAACCAGCGCTCGTCATGAAGACCCCTCCCCTGAGTGACTCGGACTCTCTCATAAGCGAGCCTTTTCTCCGCGCCGACGCACTAGGAAACTGTCTCGAGTCTTCGAGAGAATCATTTGCTGCCCTACTATCCATACCGTCTGTCCAATTATCCCAGTTACCTCTGACGGGAACTGCGCTTCTGGCGTTCACAATCGTCACGAGCTGTCGCCTCATGTTTCTGGACACATTGCCGGATTGGCAGCCTGAAGTAGCGAGAAAGAGGCTAGACCTCGGAGCGGCATTGGGAGGGGTGGCAGATAATTTTGCAGTCGCGGACAGATGGGCAGTAGAGAAGAATCGGAAGAGGAGGCTCAAGGAGGATTGTGACAACAGGGGGTGTCATTACACGAGTAGACTGAGGTGGATTCGGCAGTGGTATTTATCTAAGACTGGGGGCCAAGATGTCCAACCTCAATCTGAAGAAAATGCAGACGAGCAAGTCAGGTACCAATGGACAATGCGGCTTGGCCAGATGTGA